A DNA window from Mucilaginibacter xinganensis contains the following coding sequences:
- a CDS encoding Crp/Fnr family transcriptional regulator: MDQLKVQGIFREQLKKYVEFNEAEWIVFAQHLDFRTLKKKKHFAEPGVVCKDIGFIAKGAVRYYHIKDGEEITGYFSFENEYVSSYKSYLTQTPALSFIQALEDTDLITITHKNMQLMLANPMLAYKMERFGRLVAEHYLICYEDRVASFVTKTPEERYVDLLSTGREILQRMPQHYIAHFLGITPVSLSRIRRRILVETK, from the coding sequence ATGGACCAATTAAAAGTGCAGGGCATTTTCAGGGAGCAGCTTAAAAAGTACGTTGAGTTTAACGAGGCGGAATGGATAGTTTTTGCACAGCATCTTGACTTTCGCACGCTGAAAAAGAAGAAACACTTTGCAGAGCCTGGCGTTGTTTGTAAGGATATCGGCTTTATTGCTAAAGGGGCGGTCCGTTATTATCATATTAAGGATGGCGAGGAAATTACCGGATATTTCAGCTTTGAAAATGAATATGTAAGCTCCTATAAAAGCTATCTTACCCAAACACCGGCTTTAAGCTTCATCCAGGCGCTGGAGGATACCGACCTGATTACCATCACCCATAAAAACATGCAGTTAATGCTGGCCAACCCGATGCTTGCCTACAAGATGGAACGGTTTGGCAGGTTAGTAGCTGAACATTACCTGATCTGCTACGAAGACAGGGTAGCATCCTTTGTAACCAAAACACCCGAAGAACGCTATGTTGATTTGCTGAGTACCGGCCGCGAAATATTGCAGCGCATGCCCCAGCATTACATTGCCCATTTTTTAGGAATAACCCCGGTGTCACTCTCGCGGATCCGGAGGAGGATACTGGTTGAAACGAAATAG
- a CDS encoding NAD-dependent epimerase/dehydratase family protein, whose product MHTILGAGGAVANALTRELENNNETIRLVSRKPIVSANKNVSWKKADLLNYAEVLEAVQGSTVIYLTAGLVYDKNIWAAQWPVIMQNFINLGKATGARLIFFDNVYMYGLVDGPMKEDTPYKPSSVKGGIRAKIANMLMDEAKAGTIRASIARGADFYGTDNNNSFVDMMVLTNYAKKQKAQWIGNPNKLHNFSYIPDMGKGMFLLGQHPESDNQIWHMPTAPAITGKKFMEIASRVYGVKPGYFAVNKFMLWAYGLFNKVVMGAVEMYYQYNHDYIFDSSKFEKAFNFKPTSYEDGLKLMSETLYAKK is encoded by the coding sequence ATGCACACTATATTAGGAGCCGGCGGCGCAGTAGCAAATGCACTAACCCGCGAACTTGAAAACAACAATGAAACCATCCGCCTGGTTAGCCGTAAACCCATTGTAAGCGCCAACAAAAATGTAAGCTGGAAAAAGGCCGATCTGCTAAACTATGCAGAGGTGCTGGAAGCCGTACAGGGCTCAACTGTAATTTATCTTACCGCAGGGCTGGTTTATGATAAAAATATCTGGGCAGCGCAATGGCCCGTTATTATGCAAAACTTTATTAACTTGGGCAAAGCAACGGGCGCCCGGCTTATATTTTTTGATAACGTTTATATGTATGGCCTGGTTGATGGCCCCATGAAAGAAGATACGCCTTACAAACCGTCAAGTGTAAAGGGCGGCATCCGCGCTAAAATTGCAAACATGCTGATGGATGAGGCAAAGGCAGGAACTATCCGTGCCAGCATAGCCCGCGGAGCTGATTTTTACGGAACCGACAACAATAATAGTTTTGTTGATATGATGGTTTTAACCAACTATGCCAAAAAACAAAAGGCGCAATGGATAGGCAACCCCAACAAACTCCACAACTTTAGCTATATCCCGGATATGGGGAAGGGAATGTTTCTGCTGGGGCAACACCCCGAAAGTGATAACCAAATTTGGCACATGCCTACTGCGCCCGCCATTACCGGCAAAAAGTTTATGGAAATTGCCTCCCGGGTTTATGGTGTAAAACCTGGCTATTTTGCGGTGAATAAGTTTATGCTGTGGGCCTACGGCTTATTTAACAAAGTAGTGATGGGAGCGGTAGAGATGTATTACCAGTACAACCACGATTATATTTTTGATTCGTCGAAATTTGAGAAGGCTTTTAATTTTAAACCTACAAGTTATGAAGACGGGTTGAAACTGATGTCGGAAACGTTGTATGCGAAGAAGTAG
- a CDS encoding M3 family oligoendopeptidase, with the protein MIHKKTRTYIPAGFEIKWESLEPLYVELRDRSINSVAELEKWLHDRSEVEAALEEDFAWRYIRMTCDTASEELLQNFQYFATEIEPKIAPFSNDLNKKLVDSPWVDQLDHQKYFIYLRGIKKSLELFRDENIPLQTEIQVEQQKYQSITGAMSVHIGDKEFTLEQASVFLKDTDRAKRQEVWEKITARRLQDKGQLDKLFDHLRELRHKVALNAEFENFRDYMFQALGRFDYTPQDCYAFHEAIEKEIVPILREQAEKRKAALKLDALKPWDMDVDVSGKPALKPFNGGDELIEKSIQCFSNINRYLGERLEIMKDNNLFDVESRKGKAPGGYNYPLSETGAPFIFMNSANTFRDLTTMVHEGGHAVHTFLTADLELNDFKHCPSEVAELASMSMELISMDNWDVYFDNEEDLKRAKRDQLFDVLKTLPWVAVVDQFQHWIYTNPGHTDAQRTEAWIEIYEPFGAGFVDWSDHKEAEENLWQKQLHIFEVPFYYIEYGMAQLGAIAVWKNYKENPEKGLKQYLEALKLGYTKTIKEIYETAGIKFDFSAAYVKELAAFVKTEMDKL; encoded by the coding sequence ATGATCCACAAAAAAACAAGAACATATATACCTGCCGGGTTCGAAATTAAATGGGAAAGCCTGGAACCGCTTTATGTAGAATTACGCGACCGCAGCATCAACTCCGTTGCCGAACTTGAAAAATGGCTGCACGATCGCAGCGAGGTTGAAGCCGCTTTGGAAGAGGATTTTGCCTGGCGCTATATCCGCATGACCTGCGATACCGCCAGCGAAGAGTTGCTGCAAAATTTTCAATATTTTGCTACTGAAATTGAACCCAAAATTGCCCCTTTTAGCAACGATTTAAATAAAAAGCTGGTTGACAGCCCCTGGGTTGATCAACTGGATCATCAAAAATATTTCATCTACCTGCGCGGGATAAAAAAATCACTGGAGTTGTTCAGGGATGAGAATATTCCGCTGCAAACCGAGATCCAGGTTGAGCAGCAAAAATACCAGTCTATAACAGGTGCTATGTCGGTTCATATTGGCGATAAGGAATTTACTTTGGAGCAGGCATCTGTATTTTTAAAGGATACTGACCGCGCCAAAAGACAGGAAGTTTGGGAGAAAATAACCGCGCGCCGCCTGCAGGACAAAGGCCAGCTGGATAAATTGTTTGATCACCTGCGGGAATTAAGACACAAGGTAGCATTGAATGCCGAGTTTGAAAACTTTAGGGACTATATGTTCCAGGCGCTGGGCCGTTTTGATTATACGCCACAGGACTGTTACGCTTTTCACGAAGCTATTGAAAAGGAGATTGTACCTATATTGCGTGAGCAGGCCGAAAAACGCAAAGCGGCCTTAAAGCTCGACGCGCTGAAGCCATGGGATATGGACGTAGATGTATCAGGCAAGCCGGCATTAAAGCCCTTTAACGGTGGTGATGAGCTGATAGAGAAGTCTATCCAGTGCTTTAGCAATATCAACCGCTATTTAGGTGAGCGTTTGGAGATAATGAAGGATAACAACTTGTTTGATGTGGAAAGCCGTAAAGGCAAAGCACCGGGCGGTTATAATTATCCGCTGTCAGAAACAGGTGCGCCGTTCATCTTCATGAACTCGGCCAATACCTTCCGCGATTTGACTACCATGGTTCACGAGGGCGGCCATGCGGTACATACCTTTTTAACTGCCGACCTGGAGCTGAACGATTTTAAACATTGCCCAAGCGAAGTTGCTGAGCTGGCTTCCATGAGTATGGAGCTGATCTCGATGGATAACTGGGATGTTTATTTTGATAACGAGGAAGATTTGAAACGCGCCAAACGCGACCAGCTTTTTGATGTATTGAAAACCCTGCCATGGGTAGCCGTGGTTGATCAGTTTCAGCACTGGATCTATACCAATCCTGGCCATACCGATGCGCAGCGTACGGAGGCCTGGATAGAGATCTACGAGCCCTTTGGCGCCGGCTTTGTTGACTGGAGCGATCACAAAGAAGCTGAAGAAAACCTTTGGCAAAAACAGCTGCACATTTTTGAGGTGCCTTTTTACTATATTGAATATGGAATGGCCCAGCTTGGTGCAATAGCCGTTTGGAAAAACTATAAGGAAAACCCGGAGAAAGGTTTAAAGCAATATCTTGAGGCTTTAAAGCTTGGCTATACCAAAACCATTAAAGAGATTTACGAAACAGCCGGGATCAAGTTTGATTTTAGTGCTGCTTATGTAAAGGAACTTGCTGCCTTTGTGAAGACGGAGATGGATAAGTTGTAA
- a CDS encoding TraB/GumN family protein, translating to MTNNLSPFRTVIAVLAISLFALNVNAQQKNAIKQKPNYSLLWKITGKGLTQPSYLFGTMHVKDRRVFNFSDSVMLALQSSSRFAMEVHPDTLLIKMFAVMQNGDSTRNVDKLLSKEQYAMLTKKFKTKNGYEMDKTDPMVLESMMEPDDHKADDQVSFIDAYLYGIARTLNKNISGLEDAAAQFDEYYGSKDAIKERILELLDDDVTEAKDESKEEMINIYSTGNLDEIYNYALRVGMIDSSIIARNKVMAGSMIKFMADGTLFTAVGAAHLPGPDGVIALLRKAGYMVTKVKASFTGVSDSYHIDYMKMNWPAHRDENAGYAINFPGTPIKYNTGGVTTLIYPDMANDVYYGIYAVQRGTQDKAANREQVVNKFVSNITAGNKTQVISRKSFDFNKLPCTEISLKTATGYSRMRLILIENRFYVFYAGAKINRLNLPYINRFLNSFISFPVVPKAPASWITFTNPAAAFSVKLPGQPQVITKELPTQIQTHKYTMSLNMYVSTDSLNSKSYLVRYNDYPAGTYLKDKTALFNSIFTDFKNKGKVISGPVDISKGDYDGREYRVILTGGFYTTIRLYARGNRIYLLLKEITQPDQKDFGKDAFFDSFKYLPYADPSYYSFKDDSNKYQLQMLANPRILIDTASITKYTSYLTNIVTYYSTDANSGGLYGFEHSTIRPYFRISSTDSLYTSMIKSLIGYQDTLLKVDTITVDGVKGRELLTQIKGSNDKSRVRMLVNGSDVYYFVCHLDNSELFSKTSNTFYNSLKITNPNRSNNYLATSKATQIFKALQSSDTSVYATALGALSYYDFKPDEYPAVYEALQKSYPDDSSATGVRAKLIKIFRDVSNDTTATFLVNLYPKLKGKDILKGAVLSIITTVDKKNGYDNYLRLLTTDPPVTVKEGYQIFSPLNDSLEFAAAHFDQLLPLTKYDNLRSYVLRTAQQMANKKDAPYANQLKASYNAIMTYAQADFDNYISHRDSSNNLYNTEMYNYMQLIGQIKTGEFNDKLTASYLKRDPNGIYAPDAIIARIKNRLPNNQQLVNKYLDSIGTRYDVMEAFSKQNQLTMIPLKYRSQSEYARLCLYQYVSQDDYGSPKKMVLLGSVIKNGSVYYAFKFSLPDRDDKNALIALTGPYKPGATKLNFEKYYVYTDYEAVNTNWRLQAIKLIAPLIDAYKEIAK from the coding sequence GTGACTAATAACCTATCACCTTTTCGTACAGTTATTGCCGTGCTTGCAATTTCCCTTTTTGCGTTAAATGTTAACGCGCAGCAAAAAAACGCGATAAAGCAAAAACCAAACTACAGCCTGCTCTGGAAAATAACCGGCAAAGGCCTTACCCAGCCGTCATACCTTTTTGGCACCATGCATGTTAAGGACAGGCGCGTGTTTAATTTCAGCGACTCTGTTATGCTGGCTCTGCAAAGCAGCTCCAGGTTCGCTATGGAGGTGCACCCTGATACCCTGCTGATAAAAATGTTCGCTGTAATGCAAAACGGCGACAGCACCCGTAACGTTGATAAACTTTTGAGCAAGGAGCAGTATGCCATGCTTACCAAAAAGTTCAAGACAAAAAACGGTTACGAAATGGATAAAACTGACCCTATGGTGCTGGAATCAATGATGGAACCGGATGACCATAAGGCCGACGACCAGGTTTCATTTATTGATGCTTACCTGTATGGCATTGCCCGCACGCTGAATAAAAACATATCGGGCCTGGAAGATGCAGCTGCCCAGTTTGATGAATATTACGGCTCAAAAGATGCAATTAAGGAACGGATTCTTGAACTGCTTGACGATGATGTTACTGAAGCGAAGGACGAAAGCAAGGAGGAAATGATAAATATTTACAGCACCGGAAACCTTGACGAGATCTATAACTATGCACTACGCGTGGGGATGATTGATTCATCCATAATAGCCCGCAACAAGGTTATGGCAGGCAGTATGATCAAATTTATGGCCGATGGAACATTGTTTACCGCAGTGGGTGCCGCCCATTTGCCCGGGCCCGACGGTGTAATTGCATTGCTGAGGAAGGCAGGTTACATGGTAACCAAAGTGAAAGCTTCATTTACAGGCGTTTCAGATAGTTATCATATTGACTATATGAAAATGAACTGGCCGGCACACCGCGATGAAAATGCCGGCTATGCAATCAATTTCCCCGGTACGCCTATCAAATACAATACTGGGGGAGTAACTACACTTATTTATCCCGACATGGCGAATGATGTTTATTACGGCATCTATGCCGTTCAACGCGGAACACAGGATAAAGCCGCGAACAGGGAGCAGGTAGTCAATAAGTTTGTAAGCAATATAACAGCTGGTAACAAAACCCAGGTAATAAGCCGCAAAAGCTTTGACTTTAACAAATTACCTTGTACCGAAATATCGCTGAAAACCGCCACTGGTTATTCGCGGATGCGCCTGATATTGATTGAAAACCGGTTTTATGTTTTTTATGCCGGTGCAAAAATTAACCGCTTAAACCTGCCTTATATAAACCGGTTCCTGAACTCGTTTATAAGCTTTCCGGTTGTACCCAAGGCGCCTGCATCATGGATAACTTTCACCAACCCGGCTGCGGCATTTTCTGTTAAATTACCCGGACAGCCACAGGTAATAACCAAAGAACTACCTACCCAGATACAAACGCATAAATACACGATGTCACTTAATATGTATGTAAGCACAGACAGCCTTAATTCAAAATCGTACCTGGTTAGGTATAACGACTATCCGGCGGGCACTTATCTTAAAGACAAGACTGCTTTATTCAACAGCATTTTTACGGATTTTAAAAACAAAGGAAAAGTTATCAGCGGCCCTGTTGATATCTCCAAAGGCGATTACGACGGACGGGAATACCGGGTTATATTGACAGGAGGGTTTTATACTACTATAAGGCTTTATGCAAGGGGGAACCGGATTTACCTGCTGCTGAAAGAAATTACCCAGCCCGATCAAAAAGACTTCGGCAAGGATGCATTTTTTGATTCGTTTAAGTACCTGCCCTATGCTGACCCTTCCTATTATAGCTTTAAGGACGACAGCAACAAGTACCAGTTGCAGATGCTGGCCAACCCAAGGATTTTGATAGATACCGCCAGTATTACAAAATACACCAGCTATCTGACCAACATCGTTACTTATTATTCTACCGATGCAAACTCAGGCGGCCTGTATGGTTTTGAGCATTCAACAATCCGCCCCTACTTCCGCATCAGCAGCACTGATTCTTTATACACCAGCATGATCAAGAGCCTGATAGGTTACCAGGATACTCTGCTAAAGGTTGATACCATTACGGTTGATGGTGTAAAAGGCCGCGAACTGCTTACCCAAATAAAGGGAAGCAATGATAAAAGCCGCGTAAGGATGCTGGTTAATGGCAGCGATGTTTATTATTTTGTGTGCCATTTGGACAACTCAGAATTGTTTAGCAAAACCAGCAACACTTTCTACAATTCCTTAAAGATTACCAATCCAAACCGCTCCAATAATTACCTTGCTACTTCAAAAGCCACACAAATATTTAAAGCGCTTCAATCAAGCGATACTAGCGTTTATGCAACCGCATTGGGGGCGCTTTCCTATTATGATTTTAAGCCGGATGAGTATCCCGCTGTTTATGAAGCGCTGCAAAAAAGCTATCCCGATGATTCATCAGCAACCGGCGTAAGGGCAAAACTCATCAAAATATTCAGGGACGTGAGCAATGATACAACGGCAACTTTCCTGGTAAACTTATACCCTAAGCTAAAAGGGAAAGACATCCTGAAAGGCGCTGTTTTAAGTATAATAACCACCGTTGATAAAAAGAACGGCTATGACAATTACTTAAGGCTGCTCACAACCGATCCGCCGGTAACTGTTAAAGAGGGATATCAAATTTTTAGTCCTTTGAATGATTCGCTGGAATTTGCGGCAGCCCATTTTGACCAATTACTGCCGCTTACCAAGTACGACAACCTGCGCAGTTACGTTTTGCGTACTGCACAGCAAATGGCAAACAAAAAGGACGCGCCGTATGCAAACCAGTTAAAAGCCAGCTACAACGCCATTATGACCTACGCACAGGCAGATTTTGACAATTATATCAGCCATCGCGATAGCAGCAATAATTTGTACAATACCGAAATGTATAATTATATGCAGCTGATAGGGCAAATAAAAACCGGCGAGTTTAACGACAAATTAACCGCCAGCTATTTAAAACGGGACCCGAACGGCATATATGCACCCGACGCCATAATTGCACGCATCAAAAACCGCTTGCCAAACAACCAGCAGCTGGTTAACAAATACCTGGATAGCATTGGCACCCGTTATGATGTGATGGAAGCCTTCAGCAAGCAAAATCAGCTCACAATGATCCCGCTAAAATACAGGAGCCAATCTGAATATGCCAGGCTGTGCCTTTACCAGTATGTTTCGCAGGATGATTATGGCAGCCCCAAAAAAATGGTTTTATTGGGCAGCGTTATAAAAAATGGCTCGGTTTATTATGCGTTTAAATTTTCATTGCCAGATAGGGACGATAAAAATGCGCTCATCGCCTTAACCGGGCCTTATAAACCGGGCGCAACAAAATTGAATTTTGAAAAATACTATGTCTATACCGATTATGAAGCTGTGAATACCAACTGGCGCTTACAGGCTATAAAATTGATAGCGCCGCTGATAGATGCCTATAAAGAAATCGCTAAGTAA
- a CDS encoding phosphatase PAP2 family protein: MNIGINDVLKQIRLFFIIYLILLCGCLLVKVLFTKEAIYFAVNACYSPFLDYIAPYVTDIGDGITIIILSAILSLFNYRASFLMITSYALTSLTAQAVKYIFDAPRPILLYKDKASLMHLVKGVYMIQYHSFPSGHTVTAFSAAVVTVYLAKNKNWSILLLLVAIAVGYSRMYLSEHFFEDVVAGSVIGVLVTGCWLSFIDRKQFLNKPSWNRGLLKRY, from the coding sequence ATGAATATAGGAATAAATGATGTTTTAAAACAAATAAGGCTATTTTTTATCATTTATCTTATCCTGCTTTGCGGCTGTTTGCTGGTTAAAGTACTGTTTACCAAAGAGGCGATTTACTTTGCAGTAAATGCCTGCTACTCCCCCTTTCTGGACTATATTGCCCCCTACGTAACTGATATTGGTGACGGTATTACTATTATCATTTTATCGGCTATCTTATCGCTTTTCAATTACCGCGCCTCGTTTTTAATGATCACCAGCTATGCGCTAACATCGTTAACGGCGCAGGCAGTAAAGTATATTTTTGATGCCCCAAGGCCCATACTGCTTTACAAAGATAAAGCAAGCCTGATGCACCTGGTAAAAGGCGTTTACATGATCCAGTATCACAGTTTTCCGTCGGGCCATACGGTAACCGCGTTTTCCGCAGCGGTAGTAACCGTATATCTGGCAAAAAATAAAAATTGGAGCATCCTGTTATTACTGGTTGCCATAGCGGTAGGTTACTCACGCATGTACCTGAGCGAACACTTTTTTGAAGATGTTGTAGCGGGATCAGTTATCGGCGTATTGGTTACGGGTTGCTGGCTAAGTTTTATTGACCGCAAGCAATTTTTAAATAAACCTTCATGGAACAGGGGCTTGTTGAAAAGGTATTAA